TCTCACATCCAAGGCTCATGTTATGTCCAACTTACAATCCGACTAGATTATCTAAACAGAGATTTTATTTAGGCTAAAATACACTTTACAATCTATAACTTTGATCAATTTTCATTTAGTTTATTATCGTTAAtcaattgtcattttagtcGACTAAGATTAAAAGTTGTCATTTGTTTGgtttaagttaataaaataatctctataattatttttttaatgcataacaTGTGAAGCAATGTCATTTTAGGAAGTTTTGCAGTAATGGATGGAAGGACTTAAGTGACCGCCTTATCAATTGTTCAAAATTATAGAGTCAAGTGTATTTCTGCCTTTTATTTAATATACTTTTGAAGTAGTgctaaaagtttaaaaatgaaattcatagtGTGtctaaaaacaattatatttcctctccctccatctccctccatccaaacatagGGTAAAATTTTGGCTATTTTTACCTATGATCCtaagctctctccctctctgatTCTAAAAGAATTCCCGATAATTTCAAATAGTGGCACTCTATTCCCATAGACCTGCCAACAGgaaaatcaacacaaaacagAGTCATGCACACCACATGTAATTGcttttctgattttttattttctaatctaTTTCCGCATTAATACTAGCCTAAAACTCCACAACAGTACACACAAAATCAACTTTCCCCATAAGTCATTACATTATAAGAGACATAAGCATCCTGCATAAAACATAGGGGCAACATGACCACAAAAAGTCACTCAATTAGCCATGAGAGACACAAATATATTACAATAGAGAGGGGAAAGCCACACAATTTAACTATCAACAGATACACACAAAAGGGGTTCAAGGTGTTAAACAAATTGCCATAAACTTCAAGAGCTCTTTCTGCAATCATCCctttgttttttgataagtaagaatcAAATAGTTTTTACACCAAATGAtctttcttctttgtctctgacatcttgaaaaaaatttactaaatgAAATAAACAGTAATGATACTTGTGTCTTGTGCTTCAGGCTTACGAGAAAAGGTACTGACCTGATATATCTTTTAGGTTTCTGTGTAATGCTAATCTGGGACGCTATAAACATTTAGTACATCTTCTGAAAATTCCTCACATATGATTTCTTCTGTATTGCCCCCAACCTTTAAAGCTACAGGCAGAATCTGTACGGACCATTATCACCCATTTTTTCCTTCAGTTAGACCAAACTGTGGCCTGCAACTTTTAAGACATTCCTCTCATCCATCATTTTTCTTAACCTCTCAGCATCTCCAAACTTTCCAACACCTGCAAAGATGTTGGACATGAGCACATAATCCCCTCCATATGCCCTCTCCATCTCCAATATCTTCATGGTTACCCTCTCGCCCATCTCAGCATTACCATGAAAGCTACAAGCACCCAAAAGCGTCCTCCAAATCACAACATTAAGAATCTCAGGAGGTATTTCTAATGCCATCTTCTCTGCTTCTTCTAACCTCCCTGCCCTCCCCAGCATATCTATTAAACAACCATAGTGCTTGATATCTGGCAAAAGTTTACACTCATTTACCATCTTGTTAAAAAATATGAGCCCCTCCTCAACAAGTCCTGCATGACTACAAGCatttaaaacactcaaaaaagtCACCCGATTTGGCCTCAGACCAACTTGCTCCATCCTTTCAAAACTATCTAATGCTTCTTTTCCTAAACCATGCATTGCAAAACCAGAGATTATAGATGTCCAGGACACCAAATTTTTCCTCTGGGCAGATACCTCCTCAAAGAATCTTGATGCACTTTTTATGCACCCACATTTTGCATATGAGTCAATGAGGGAATTTGTAACACGTATATCAGATGAATTAAATCCTTTTTTCTCTCCATAAGCATGACATGATTGGCATAACTTTAGAGCCCCGAGATTTGAAATGGCCGGAAAAATGGCCAGGAGTGTAATTTCAGTGGGTTCTAAACCGTCAATAACCACCATTCTTTGAAACAAAGCCAAAGCTTCATTAGGCCGATTCATACGTGTATAGCCATCAATAATACCAGTCCAGGACACAACAGTCCGAGTTGGCATCTGATCAAAGAGAGAACGAGCAATTTGGAGCTGACCCCACTTCGTCAAACCGGTGATCAAGACATTCCAAGTGACAATGTTCCTCTCAGGCATTTCATCAAACGTATGCATGGCATCAACCAAACAACCACAAACAGCATACACGTGCACCAGAGCAGTTTGTACGTAAACATGGGATTGAAAACCCACTTTGAAAATGACAGCATGGAGTTGAAATGCAGAGAGGGTGGACACAAAGTTGGCAAAATTGTGGAGAAGGAAAGTATAGGTGAAGCTGTCAAAGGAAAGAATAAGAGAGTGGAGGTGCTTGTAGAGAAGGAAAGCGTGTAGAGGGAATTGGGTGAGGGAATAGCAGCGGAGCAAAGTGTTGAAGAGAAAGGTATGGGAGGTAGAGTGGTGGTGTAGTAAGCCAGAGGTGATGAAGTGAGAGTGGACTTGTTGGGTTGCTTGAGTGTTCGATGGGTGTTTGAGTAAGAGAGAGACCAAATGCCGTAATTGTCGTTGTGGGTTAGCATTActattactattactattactattactattactattatGTTGGAGTTGGAGATTAGTGGTAGAGGCCTGCCTGGGAGGAAGACTCCGCCTTCTCATCAACCTCAACAGCAAATTCTTTTCCTTCATTCAGGAACTGAAACTCAATTTGGAAACAAAGCTAATGACACATATTAGGTGGATGATGGAAAAAGGCAATGATACTGGTACGTAGCCGAAAACACATATATAAATCTCTCTCTGGTGTAGTCTTGCCCAAAGTTTGTCTCTGCATTGGAACATgaattttgaagtttgaagtaGAGGGAGGGAAGAGGTagcagagaaagagaaataattgaTGGCGATCGCCTCAGTCAGAAATTGGGCCATAATATGGTTAGTAAGGCCCAAAATTGGAATCACACACACCTGTGCCACTGCCAGTgggtgttttattttttaatggttgGGAACCCAAATCTCCACCTGAAAATGTCAAAAATGAACTAGCCTCTCCAATGGCTTCATTAAAGTcaattttagagagaaaatgcCCTAAAAATCCACTCCAATAATTTCTTCATCTCCATTTTTTAGATTAGAATTGCTACAGTGCTTCTCTACAAGTAGAGAACACAATAGCATTTACTGTTCAcacttcaaatgtttttttatattataataatcaactattgaataaaaaaatgttggaagatgtttagttgttaaaaaaagaataaaaaatgaatgaaaaaataatatttaaatgagatggagaaaatgatagagaatctgttggaaagtgtatttgaaaagtATGtaggtaaaaattaaatatcactATTCACtgtccaaacagtacaaaaaattagataagCTATTGGAAATTCTTTTAGCCTAAATACTTTTTTGGTAAAAACTAAATATCACTGTTCATTgtccaaacaatacaaaaatttagataagCTACTAGAGATGCTAGCCTAAATACTTTTTTTAGAAACACCAAAAGATGTCCGCTACAAAACTTAGTGGTACTTATATTTAATTTACTCCCAAGGCATAATAAATTAGGGGGGGCTTGGGCTTAAAATTATGTAGAGACTAACTGTGGCTTGAGACTTGTttgagaagaaaggaaaagtgTGGAGTTATTAGATGCGAGAAGCCTTGAATTTTTGCAAGTGGAGGAAAGAAATTCCAGGCATGAGGATTGAAGAGTTGGGTAGGAAAATATTGAGGAGAGCAAGCTCGCGAGCTTCTATTAGAATTTggctttttgaatgaaaattgatttctattttttcgCTTATTCTGCATGAAGGCTTCAAATTTCCTTGTTGCTGAGAACACACATACGTTAGTCGAACGTCATTTGTAAAATGtataaccaaaaattaaaaattaaaaaagtttttagagCTTTTTTATAGTTCAGGTCATCGCATTCTGTTGAAAAGCTTTATAGATTCAAACAGTTTTGTCTTTTGGCAACAGATATCATGCAGGTAGGTTACCATGAGAATTGAGAAACCTTAAGAGGCTAAAAACTACACTTTTCGACTCTAATAATCGAAAGCTGTCCCCCAATTCCACGTAACTCCATTAATCGAAATGCACAATTGACCTTTTAAAGTTATAATTCTATTTCAATGTCTCCTTGCCGTCTGTTTTGATGTTAAGTATAATGGAATTTAACATTGAAAACCCAAATTATCCCTCATTCCAAACAAGATTAACACTATTACAAGCCGTTGGAGTTTTATTTTCTGTTACTCTATTCTAATCAGTTCTAACAGAGCATAATTTAGTTTGATCTAATCTAGCCTAGAGTGAGTGGAAATACCTGTATATGTACATCAGATCATTAGTgaagaaaatacaatttttctaattctttttcATCCATTGAATTCTCTCAAATCCACTAGTTTCTCATTGAATCTTTCATCGATTTCCTTTCATGGTATTAAAGCTAAATATGTCCTCCTTTTCATCAACCTCTACAACTCAGGCTAACAACTCAATCAATAATCCACCTACTCAAAACACCATTTTGTTAGTCTAAAGTGGCAAATGTGATCGATGGTCATCGCATAGGGGTAAATtggttttttaatattaaatccATTTAAACTTAACAGCAAAATTTATGGTAAGGTGTTAAGTGTAAcatactttttaaatttcagGGTTGATCGTGTGTTTCAATAGTTAATGGCAAACCTTGATGATTGTTGTGGCAACAACTTTTGTTACCTTTTCACTATAGTGAATTACTAATGTGTCATTGTAATTATATGTTGCAATAGTTACCCCTAGATTATTCAATTTGCATAgatgttttttattaaaaaaatatgttcacTTTaagaaaatgcattaaaaattttgatgcgtGATAGGTTTCCAGAGGGGGGAAAATGTTATTGTCATTTTCCAGTGGATATTCTGGTACAATATAATTCTATGTCATGTCCAAATAATTTTAGGGAAGAAATTCATTAgtggttttttgaaaattgataattatgtcGCTCTCTTTGAGGGGTTAAGATACTCATGCACGCTTTAGTCCATCACCTAGTCTTTTCTGATAAATTTATCCACTACTACCAACTTTTCTGGCAAACTATAATGATTAACATAATTAACATGAAAAGGTGCAATGTATTTTTAAGTCACATACATAAAAACatcataataattaataaatactgAAATCTAAGTCACAAGAGTTTAAGATTATATCctctttcataaaattaattacaatttttccCCCAAATAAGTTGGTCAAAACTATATCATGTTGTTTGCATTTTTACTTCTTTAATAATCTTCTATCAAAATTGCTAAgcaacttaaaaacacaattataaaaattaacggaattttttttttttggcatttaatattatttttggaaaattttagttAGTTTTCAAGTTTGCAAAACTATCTAGTAAACTACCATCTTGATGCTCTGAATCTCGAGTTCAATGATGGAACTCGAATCTCTAAGACTCGAGTTGCAAGTGGTGGTAATTtgatgtaaaagaaaaaatccacatggaaAAAAGCCAAATCTTCTCCTTATTCGCTCTATAGAACTCAAGTTTAAGAGACTTCAATTCCATGTGGATAAATTGTTCCACATCAGCTGTGTGCCAGCACTGGAACTCGAGTGTTAAAAGCTCGGGTTTTGTCACCGAACTCAAGTCTCAAAGACTTGAAATGCTAGTTtacaaaatagtttcaa
The sequence above is drawn from the Quercus robur chromosome 7, dhQueRobu3.1, whole genome shotgun sequence genome and encodes:
- the LOC126693028 gene encoding pentatricopeptide repeat-containing protein At1g09220, mitochondrial — encoded protein: MKEKNLLLRLMRRRSLPPRQASTTNLQLQHNSNSNSNSNSNSNANPQRQLRHLVSLLLKHPSNTQATQQVHSHFITSGLLHHHSTSHTFLFNTLLRCYSLTQFPLHAFLLYKHLHSLILSFDSFTYTFLLHNFANFVSTLSAFQLHAVIFKVGFQSHVYVQTALVHVYAVCGCLVDAMHTFDEMPERNIVTWNVLITGLTKWGQLQIARSLFDQMPTRTVVSWTGIIDGYTRMNRPNEALALFQRMVVIDGLEPTEITLLAIFPAISNLGALKLCQSCHAYGEKKGFNSSDIRVTNSLIDSYAKCGCIKSASRFFEEVSAQRKNLVSWTSIISGFAMHGLGKEALDSFERMEQVGLRPNRVTFLSVLNACSHAGLVEEGLIFFNKMVNECKLLPDIKHYGCLIDMLGRAGRLEEAEKMALEIPPEILNVVIWRTLLGACSFHGNAEMGERVTMKILEMERAYGGDYVLMSNIFAGVGKFGDAERLRKMMDERNVLKVAGHSLV